The sequence GGAGGACCATGAGATTATCAATGAGTTCGACTGGTACATTCTTCCCTTGGCCAACCCCGACGGTGCGTATGGCAGATGAGTCATGGGGTGAACTGATAACGGATATAGGGTTGTTTCTTgtcgttcttgttgttgttatcgtcattttttttttattggtgattTATAAGTTAGTtgatgtgttggtgtttttttcagTTGTTGTCTTTGTAGAGGCAGAGATAttcttaaaacacacaccacacacacacacacacacacacacacacacacacacacacacacacacacacacacacacacacacacacacacacacacacacacacacacacacacacacacacacacacacacacacacgcacacgcgcattctcacactcacaaacacaccaaaagcacacacacagtgCGCAAGAAGATACTGTCCTGACGTCATTCATCAAGGTTAACATTTCGaacctaatgatgatgatgatgatgacgatagtaagagtaatactaattataataataagagtaataataatgataataataactatgctaatgatgataacaacaataatgatgatagtaataatactagtaacaacaataatactagtagtaataataataatagtaattataataataacagcaataatgtcaataactacaataataatagcagcaataacaataataacagcaataatattaacaataaaccaACAGGCTACGAGTACACCCGCCACCACGACCGCCTTTGGAGAAAGACCCGATCCGTCAACCCGGAAACGCCCGGGTGCATCGGGGTAGACGCCAACCGCAACTTCGGGTATCATTGGATGGAAGGAGGCTCCTCGAGTCATCCTTGCAGTGATATCTACGCCGGCCCGACTGCCTTCTCCGAGCCCGAAACGATAGCTATTAGGGACTTCTTGATGGAGAATAAGGATCAGGTATGAGGGTTTTTCCATTGTTtcttgttggtatatatatatattttgtttgttttgttttgttttttttcatgttcgttGGTTGTTAGAGTGTAGGTTGTTATTTTGCTTTGTTAAATTTGTTTGTTTAGATTGGTggtaaaaattgttttatttatattagcaTAGTTACCCTTATAATGGGACAAGCTTTtcgttttttgtcattttaatttttgttcgttttctttgatCGTTTAACAATGCGGAAAACTTaaagatacaaatatattaatacataaaaaatatgtatgcacatctgcgctcgcgcacgcacacacacactcctaaacCCAAACTCATTTCCacttccactcccactcccactcccacacctACCCACACTCACTCCAACTTTCACTCCCCAATCCCCTCCTCATTCAAACTCCCACACCTACccttccctcacccatccccttctccctctcccactccccaaaccttccctcacccatccccatcccctctcccactctcactaTCCCTTTTACCCCAACAGCTGAAGGTGTACGTGTCCAATGCACGCTTATTCCCAAATGTGGATGCTTCCCTGGGGATTCAGTCAAGAAAGGCCAGAAAATTACAAGGACCTTTATGAAGTGGCACTGAATGCTACGAGCGCCCTGGAGGAATCTTATGGCACTAAGTGAGTCTGTGGCATTATttcgtaacttttttttatttatctattttctgttatttttatttttgtttattcttaccTTTTTTAAAGATTTCAGATGGTGTAAAGAGTTTTTTATTATAGTCGTTGGTTTTGGTATCtattagtttgattttttttcgcttcAAGTTGAAGGTAGGGATAATTTGAATGTTTTCTTTATAGACATGGCGAAAGCAAGAtatatttattcttcattttcagaTTGATGAGCCTAAAAAGAGGCATACATCATCCAGTTAAGTCAGAACCAATCAATATAGATATTCTAAGAGATTAGCTTGTAGAATATAGAATCCCGTTTTTTCATAATTCAGAACCTTTTAACTTTCATTCAACGCaattgctctcttctctctctctctctctctctctctcttttctcctcaccgtctctctctctctccttccctctccgctcctctctctctctctctctctctctctcctctctctctccgtctctctctctctcctctctctcgtcctctctctctctcctctctctctctctctcctctctctctctctctctctctctctcttttcattattatcttttcttgacATCCATTTCTCCTTCAGATACCGCATCGGAAGCATCCCCGACTTGCTGTATGTGGCGGCAGGAGGTTCCGGAGACTACGCCCTGGGAGCTGTTGGCATTCCTTACTCCTACTCCCTCGAACTCCGCGATCTGGGTGAGTTAGAATAATGCGAGAGTTtatattgtctctctctttttgtagtGTTTGTAGAAGGGATCTGGTAGAAGTGACTCTTTTTTCAATTCGTcgagagagcagaagaggatATCCTACGTGGCTATGCTGGAAAGTAAACTTGTAAGAAAGGTTTTTCGtctttgcttttattctttttttttcgatctttttctcTCGTGATGTTAGCAGAATGACTCATCTTGGAGAAATACGATTTACTTGAATCTGATCTGTTATAGACTACTCTTCATTAGTTTGTACAACTAAGTAAACGTTCCCTttttccacaaattttttttttttttttcttaaatagttTCACTATATGACAAGCTTCTGTAACTGTAAAACCCTTCCATTATTTCCTTTGTTGGGACATATCTAAGGCTTAACTACACCTAATACAGAAAGAAACCATCAAGGTTACCACATTGCATAGGCTGTGTTCTTACGTTCTCACAACTACTTCCAAATTACTCAAACTTCCCAACTTGGAGCACCCCTTCAAAGAGGAGTCTTCATGCGGAAATTCAGTAAGTAAACGGTCTGGCATCAGTACCTCCTAATAAACTATTCTACGGTCTGGCATCAGTACCTCCTAATAAGTTATTCTCCGGGCGTCAATAATAGAGCGTGATTTATACTATCTTCGTGTTGGTCTCCTTTGCAAGGTAAGCGTGGTAAGAATTCAGTTTTCGTTAAGGTCTTTCATAATCTTTTCGTCATATCTTCTGATACGCTGATAATCATcgcacataaaaataaataaagtataggTAAAGTCATTAATTTACAATGAATaagtttgttctttctctcttcattttgacTCCAAAATAccattcttacatacatatacccattcAGGGAGCTACGGTTTCATCCTGCCAAGAGAGCAAATCATGCCAACAGCTCGGGAAACCTACGACGGAATCAAGGCCATG comes from Penaeus monodon isolate SGIC_2016 chromosome 2, NSTDA_Pmon_1, whole genome shotgun sequence and encodes:
- the LOC119579077 gene encoding LOW QUALITY PROTEIN: carboxypeptidase B-like (The sequence of the model RefSeq protein was modified relative to this genomic sequence to represent the inferred CDS: deleted 1 base in 1 codon) — protein: MRVTTVCPALLALALVIGTSRSHPLEGNRKPRSEEGTVSYSGYKLFRTDVPLPQLPVVDSLDSSDGVDVWSWRYNDQRLEYELDVLTPPDAEQQVKQVFSDYQLNYQEVIKDLQSAINEELGEDELLWNRPGHPMTWEKYHSTEDMNQFLDYLEGRYPHLVSLIEIGQSFENRTLRVAKVSTGGENKPAIWIDGGIHSREWVSPATAMFILHRLVEFNWEDHEIINEFDWYILPLANPDGYEYTRHHDRLWRKTRSVNPETPGCIGVDANRNFGYHWMEGGSSSHPCSDIYAGPTAFSEPETIAIRDFLMENKDQPKPKLISTSTPTPTPTPTHTHSNFHSPIPSSFKLPHLPFPHPSPSPSPTPQTFPHPSPSPLPLSLSLLPQQLKVYVSMHAYSQMWMLPWGFSQERPENYKDLYEVALNATSALEESYGTKYRIGSIPDLLYVAAGGSGDYALGAVGIPYSYSLELRDLGSYGFILPREQIMPTARETYDGIKAMAQAVFEKLQVSGSTNTGV